In Paenibacillus dendritiformis, the DNA window CCAGCACGACAACGTGCATCTAGGCTATCTTTACTCGTTTACGCATCATCTCCGCATCTTAGCTGCCAGGCAGCAGCGCTAAGCCTCGAGGGCAAGCGCATTCACATCATCCTTCCATGCGAACGCAGCACACGACTCATCACGAACCTTCCATGAAGCATCAGAGCGAACACATTCCATGTCTCGATGACCGCAAGAGAGCCCTAACACTCAGACAACTCGCCAATACGCTTTTTATCTATTTCTTATATTGAAAGCGCAAACAATTACAATCTTTATTGTAAAGGAGCGAGATTGGATGAAACCGTTTTATTCGATTGTTGTAGTTTGTTCGCTGCTGCTGCTGGCAGCATGCGGGAACTCGGGCGAACCGAAGGACGTGGCCAAGAACGGCGACGGCAGCAAGATGGTCAAGATCGGCATTGCGCAGTACGCGAATCATCCTTCGCTGGATGGAGCGAGGGAAGGCTTTTTACAGGCGCTGAAGGATGCCGGGTACGAGGAAAAGGTCAACTTGCAAGTGGATTTCCGCAATGCCCAGGGTGACATGAACAACAACCTCACGATAGCCCAAAAGCTGGTCGGCGACAAAAGCGACCTGATCCTGGCGATCGCCACGCCGACCGCGCAGGCGGTTGCGAAGGCGACAAAAGACATCCCCGTTCTGTTCACGGCCGTGACGGATCCGGTCGCGTCGAAGCTGGTCGATAGTCTGGAGAAGCCGGGAGGCAATGTGACAGGCACGCGCGATACGAATCCGGACGCAATCAAGAAGACGATGGAAACTATCAAGAAATTTTTCCCCGAGGCTCGCAAGGTAGGCGTCATTTACAATTCCGGGGAGCAGAACTCCGTCGTCAACATCGCTAACGTCAAGCAGGTGCTGCAAGAAGGCGGGCTGGAGACGGTCGAGGCCACCGTAACGAACAGCTCCGAGGTGAAGCAGGCCGCGGATTCACTGGTAGGGCGCGCGGATATCATCTATCTTCCGTCGGATAATACGGTCATCTCCGCGCTCAGCTCGGTCGTGTCGGTCGCGAATGACAACGATATTCCGCTGTTCTGCGAGAGCAGTGAATCGGTGGGGGAAGGCGCTTTCGCATCGATCGGGTTCCGGTACTACGATCTGGGCTATACGACAGGAAAAATGGCGGTGGAGGTGCTGAAAGGCGCATCGCCTGCCGACATCCCCGTCCAGTTCTCCGAGAAGCTCGAACTGATGATTAATCCGAAGGCGGCGGAGGCGCAGGGAATCACATTGACGGATGAGATGAGACAAGGCGCAATCCTGATTGAGAAATAAGTCGTTCCAAATTAGGAGGATGCTATCGTGCTGTATGCGCTGACGGGTTCTTTGGAAGCAGGGGTCATTTACGCGTTGATGGCCCTTGGCGTTTACTTGACGTTTCGAATTCTTGATTTTCCCGATTTGACCGTCGATGGCAGCTTTGCCACCGGCGGAGCCGTGGCGGCGGTAATGATTACGTCCGGCTATCCCCCGCTTCTCGCCACATTGGGCGCGCTGCTGGCGGGATGCCTGGCAGGAACCGTAACCGGACTGCTGCATACGAAGGGGAAAATCAATACGCTGCTATCCGGCATTATTTCGATGATTGCTTTGTATTCGATCAATTTGCGGATTATGGGCAAGGCGAATACGCCGCTATTGGGGGAGAACACCTTGTTCACGCAGCTTGTCTCCTTCTTGTCCAGCCTGCAGCCGCTTGCCATTTTGGCTGCTGTAGGAATATTCGTCCTGCTCATCAAATGGGCTATCGACTGGTTCCTGGATACGGAGATCGGCTTGGCGATTCGCGCCACCGGCGACAATGGCAAAATGATCCGCAGCCTCTCCGCGAACACCGACAATATGAAAATTGTCGGGCTGAGCCTGTCCAACGGATTGGTGGCGCTCTCCGGCGCGCTTATCGCCCAATATCAAGAATTTGCGGATGTCTCGATGGGAATCGGAATTATTATCGTCGGCTTGGCCTCCGTCATTATGGGGGAAGCCGTCTTCGGCCATGCTTCCATTCGGCGGGCGACCTTCGCCGTAATCGGAGGAGCTGTCATCTATCGCCTCATTATCATGCTCGCTCTTCGCATCGGGCTGGATCCGAATGACCTGAAGCTGCTGACCGCCGCGATTGTGGTCGCCGCCCTCGTCATGTCGCGGGTTCTCGCTACATGGCAAGACAGACGGGTGAAGTCCTCTCGGGAAGACGTACCGCATGTGTCCGTCGATCAGGGAGCAAGGGGGGAAAGCCATGCTGAAACTTGACGGGATACGGAAAGTGTTCAACCGGAGGACGGCGAGCGAGAAGATCGCTTTGCAGCATATTAATCTGACGCTTCGCGAGGGAGATTTCGTGACGATTATCGGGTCCAACGGCGCCGGCAAATCCACGCTGATGAACATTATCTCCGGCGGGATGGCGCCGGACAGCGGGACAATCGAGATTGACGGCGAGAACGTGACTGGTCTCTCTGAATTCGAGCGCTCGCGCAAGATCGGCCGCGTGTTCCAGGATCCGATGGCCGGAACGGCGCCGACGATGACGATCGAGGAGAATCTGGCGGTCGCCTACTCGCGGGACAAGAGACGCACTCTGCACCGGGGAGTGAACAAAAGGCGGAAGGAGCTGTTCCGGGAAAGCTTGGCTTCGCTCCATCTTGGCCTGGAGGATCGGCTATCGGCCAAGGCGGGGCTGCTGTCGGGCGGCGAGCGTCAAGCGCTGAGCCTGCTGATGGCGACCTTCACGCAGCCGAAGGTGCTGCTGCTGGATGAGCATACGGCCGCGCTTGATCCGGCCAGAGCGCAGTTGATTACGGCGCTGACGAAGGAAGTCGTCGAGCGTTCCAACTTCACGACGCTGATGGTGACGCACAATATGCAGCAGGCCATCGAGCTCGGCAACCGCCTGATTATGATGGATGCCGGAGAGATTATTTTGGATGTGCGGGAAGAGGAGAAGAAGCAGCTGACGATCGAGGCGTTGCTGAAAAAATTCGCCCAGTTGAAGGGAGTGGCGGATGACCGTTTGCTGTTGGGATAGATAAAAGAAGGGGGAAGGGAGAGGTAATGATGATTCAAAGTCAGGGGCATCCGTCTGCCCCGCCAATCGAAGAAGAGGCAGGAGCGGAGGCGCGGCATGAAGACGTGCGCGGGCTGCTTGAGCCATATCAGGTGCTGGCGCCGGACGGGGAGCTTCGCCACCCAGTCGAGGGGGCCATTGACGAGGATCTAATGATACAAATGTACGAGAAGATGGTGCTGACACGGATGTTCGATCGCAAGGCGGTCAACCTGCAGAGGCAGGGCCGGATGGGCACCTACGCCCCTTATGAAGGCCAGGAAGCCGCGCAGGTGGGGAGCGCGCTGGCGCTGTCCCCCCATGATTGGCTGTTCCCCAGCTATCGCGATCACGCCGCCGCGGTGACGCATGGGCAGTCGCTTACCCGCATCCTGCTCTATTGGATGGGGCATATGGAAGGCTCTATCAGCCCGGAAGGACGCCATATCATGCCGCCATGCGTGCCGATAGCCACCCATTTGACGCATGCGGTGGGCACGGCCTGGGCCGCCAAGCTGAAGGGGGAGAGGCAGGCGAGCATCGTGTACTTCGGCGAAGGGGCGACCTCGGAAGGGGACTTCCACGAGGCTTTGAATTTCGCCGGGGTGTATCAGACGGCCACCGTCTTCTTCTGCCAAAATAACGGCTACGCCATCAGCGTGCCGTTCCATGCCCAGTCCGCCTCCCGGACGATCGCCCAGCGCGCGGCCGCCTACGACATGCCGGGGGTGCGGGTGGACGGCAACGATGTGTTCGCCGTCTGGCTGACCGTGCGCGAAGCGATTGATCGCGGCTTGAACGGCGGCGGGCCGACGCTTATCGAGGCGGTCACGTTTCGTTACGGGCCGCATACGACCAGCGACGATCCGCGCAAATACCGCGACCAGGCCCGGCTCTCCGCCGAATGGAGGGAGGGGCGCGATCCGATAGAGCGCCTGAAGCTGCATCTCGTGAAGCGGGACGCGTGGAGCGAGGAGCACGAGGCTCGCCTGATGGAACGGGTCAGCGCCTTGATCGAAGCCGCGGTCGACGAGGCCGAGAGCTATCCGAAGTCCCGGCCGGGAGATATGTTCATGCACGTAAGCGCCGATATGCCGTGGCCTGTGGCCGAACAGCGGGAACAGAGCGGCCTGTGCGCGGAAAGGCAGGGTGAGGCATGAGCCGGAGCTTAACGATATTGCAAGCGATCCATGAAGCGCTTGATCAGAAGCTGGCGGACGATCGGCGCGTCATGCTGACGGGAGAAGACATCGGCGTCAATGGCGGCGTATTCCGGGCGACCGATGGGCTGATCGACAAGTACGGCAAGGAACGGGTCGTCGATACGCCGCTGGCCGAAGCCGGCATTATCGGCTCGGCTATCGGGCTGGCGCTGAACGGCTTCATTCCGGTCGTCGAAATTCAATTTTTGGCCTTCATCTATCCCGGCTTCGAGCAGATCATCACCCACGCGGCCCGCATGCGGTACCGGACGCGGGGACAGTACAGCGTCCCTCTCGTCATCCGCACTCCGTACGGAGCGGGAATTCGCGGGCCGGAGCTTCATTCGGAGAGCGTGGAAGCGTTCTTCGTCCATACGCCCGGACTTAAGGTGGTCGTGCCGAGCAATCCGTACGATGCCAAAGGCCTGCTCATCAGCGCCATCGAGGATCCCGATCCGGTGGTTTTTCTGGAACCGGCCCGGATCTACCGCGCCTTCAAGGAGGAAGTGCCCGAGGAGATGTACCGCATTCCGTTGGGGAAGGCGAACATCGTCCGGGAAGGCGAAGACGTGACGATGATTTCATGGGGGTCCATGATGCGGGTGGCGCTGGAAGCGGCCCGGCAGCTGGAGCGGGAGAAGGGCTGGTCCTGCGAGGTCATCGATCTTCGCTCGCTGTATCCGCTCGATCGGGATGCGATTGCGGCTTCCGTGAAGAAGACGGGGCGGGCGGTGATTGTTCATGAGGCGCACAAGACGGCCGGCGTCGGCGCGGAAATTGTGTCGCTGATCAATGACGAGGCGCTGATGTATTTGCGGGCCCCGATTCAGCGGATTACCGGCTTCGATGTGCCGGTTCCGCAGTTCTCGCTCGAGGACGTCTATGTTCCGACGGTCGAGCGGGTGAGAGAGGGAATCGCCGCAGCGATTCAGTTCTGACCGTTCAGGAGGAGGAACGCGAATGATAGAGTTCAAGCTTCCCGACGTGGGAGAAGGCATTCACGAAGGGGAGATCGGAAAATGGCTCATTAAGGAAGGGGAGCGGGTGGCCTGCGATCAGCCGATCGTCGAGGTGCTGACGGACAAAGTGAACGCCGAGCTGACCGCTCCGGCCGGCGGCGTCGTGCACAAGCTGATGTTTGCCGAGGGGGACGCTGTTCGGGTAGGCGAGGTGCTATTCCTCCTCGAAGCAGAGGGGCGCATCCCTGTGGAGGAAGCGGGGAAAGCGGAGCAGGCCGCTTCTGCGGCCGCCCCTCCGCCTCCGCTCGCAGCGGCCGTACCTGCGTCTTCGGCAGGAAGAGTGCGCGCGGCCCCCTATGTTCGCCAGCTAGCGCGGCAGTTGAATATCGACATCGAGCAGGTGAAGGGGGGCGGAGCGGACGGCCGCATTACGGAAGAGGATGTGCGGCGCCATGCCTCGGCAGGCACGGCGAAGGTAACGGAAGGCCCCGACATGCCGGGCATGAATGCGGCTTCGCCTGGGCGGGAGCGGACGGAGGCCGCGGTCCGGCCTCAAGGGGGAATGCCGGCCTCCGCTTGCGCCGAGGAACGGGTGCCGCTGCGGGGAGTGCGCTTGAAAATCGCCGAAAGGCTCGTCAAGGCGGCGACTATCATCCCGCATGTCACGCAGGTGGATGAACTGGAGGCCGATGCCCTGCAGGCGCTCCGGGAACGTCTCCAGCCGCTGGCGTCCGAGCGGCAGGTGAAGTTGACGTACTTGCCGTTTTTTATCAAGGCTATCGTCATTGCGCTCAAGGAATTTCCGTCTTTCAACGCGTCGCTCGACGATGAGGCCAAGGAAATCGTCCTGAAGCGCTATTATCATATTGGAATTGCGACCGATACGCCGGACGGCTTGATCGTCCCGGTCATCCGGGACGCCGACCGGAAGACGGTCTTCGAGCTGGCGGAAGAGATCGGGCGTCTGGCGGAACGGGCCCGAGCCGGGAAGCTGGCGCTGGAGGAGATTACCGGCGGCACCTTCACGATTAGCAACGTCGGGCCGATCGGCAGTCTGCTCGCGACGCCGATCATTAACCATCCGGAGGCGGCCATCCTGGCGCTGCACAAGATGGAGCCCCGCATGGTCGTCCGCAACGGGGAAGGCGTCATCCGCCTCATGATGAATATGGCGCTCTCCTTCGATCATCGGCTTATCGACGGGGCGGAGGCGATTCGGTTCACGAACCGGATCAAGCGGCTGCTGGAGCAGCCAGACTTACTATGGGCGGAGATGGTGTAGATGGTCGTCGGCGAAATTGCGGTAGAAACGGACGTTGTTGTCATTGGCGGCGGTCCGGGCGGGTATGCGGCAGCTATCCGGCTGGGCCACTTGGGGAAGCAGGTCGTGCTGGTGGAGAAAGAGGAGCTCGGCGGCGTCTGTCTTCATTCGGGCTGCATTCCATCCAAAGCGCTGATCCATGCGGCCGGACTGTATGACGACGCCAGGTCGGCCTCCAAGCTGGGGCTGCGGATCAATCCGGGGGCGATTGCCTTCGATATGTCCGTATGGCAGCAGTGGAAATCCGGCATCGTCGCCAAGCTGCGAAGCGGAGTGGGGCAGCTCTGCGCCGCGAACGGGGTAACGGTCGTGAAGGGGAGCGCCGTCTTCCTGTCTCCCGACCGCATCGGGGTGGAGACGGAATCCGGCTTCGAAACCTACAAATTCCAGGAGGCGATTATCGCGACGGGATCGCGGCCGCATCTCCCGGCATTCGCGGCGGGGGGCGGTGCCCGAATCCTCACTTCGGCGGCGGCGCTGGAGTTGGAGAATCTGCCGGAGCGCCTGGCCATTATCGGAAGCGGCTATATCGGCATCGAATTGGGCATGGCCTTCGCCAAGCTCGGATGCCGCGTGACACTCATCGAGCGGGAGGAACGCATCCTCCCGCTGGTGGACGGCAGCCTCGCCGCGGAAGTGAAGCGTCGTGCAGGCAAGCTGGGGATGATGATCAAGACCGGGACGGAAGTGCGGGCGGCTGCCGCGCATGACGATCATGTCGAGCTCCGCCTCGAATCGATGCGGCATGGCGAGGAGAGCGTTCTCTGCGACAAGGTGCTGGTCACGACCGGACGCGTGCCGAACACGGAGGGCCTCGGCCTCGGGCAGGCCGGGGTGCAGGTCGATGAGCGCGGCTATATTCCGGTCGATGCGGAGTGCCGGACCAATATGCGCCACATCTTCGCCATTGGGGATATTACGCCAGGGCCCGCTCTCGCCCATCGCGCCGCGAGGCAGGGCACGGTCGCCGCGGAGGTAATCGGCGGACTCCCTAGCGCCTTCGACTCGCCTTATGTGCCCTACGTTATTTTCTCCGATCCGCAGATTGCGGGAGTGGGGCTGACGCGGGCGGAAGCCGAGCGGCAGGGCATGAAGGTGAAGACGGGCCGCTTCCCGTTCCGCGCCAACGGATACGCGCTGGCAGCCGGGAAGACGGACGGCTTCGCGGAAGTAGTCGTCGAAGCGGATTCCCGCCTGCTGCTTGGCATGCACGCGGTAGGCGCGGATGCCGGCAGCTTGATCGGCCAGGGCACGCTCGCGCTTGAAATGGCGGCGAAAGCGGAAGACATCGCCATGACGGTGCACCCGCACCCGACGCTTAGCGAAGGCTGGCTGGAAGCCGCCGCCGCCGCCTTGGGGCATGCCATACACATTGTGAACGAGAGGAGGCTGGAAGATGAGTAATCGGACGGACCCGGATAGAGCATCGGACGGCGAGCGTTTGGCGCATTTTCTGAACCGGATTGACCGGGGCGACAAGATTGAAGCGGATGATTGGATGCCAGACGATTACCGCAACCAGTTAATCAAGCTGATATCGATGCACGGCGTGAGCGAAATTATGGGGGCATTGCCGGAGAAGGAATGGGTCCCGAAGGCGCCGACGCTGCGCCGCAAGCTGGCGATCATGGCGAAGGTGCAGGATGAGATGGGGCATGGGCAGCTGCTTCTGCGCGTCGCCGAGGATCTGATGGCGCCGCTCGGACAGACCCGCGAGGATCTGCTGCGCAATCTGTTCTCGGGGAAGCTGAAGTTCCATAACGTGTTCCATATGGAGGCGCCCACATGGGCGGACGCCGGCGTTATCGCCTGGCTCGTCGACGGCGCGGCGATTATTACCCAGACGATGTCGCTGGAGACGTCCTATGCGCCGTATGCCCGCGCGCTCCAGCGCATCTGCGCGGAAGAGAAGTTCCATGCCCAGCACGGGGAGAGCATCGTGCTGGAGCTGGCGGAAGGGACGCCGGCGCAGCGCCGGATGCTGCAGGAGGCCGTGAACCGCTGGTGGCCTTCGTTGCTGATGTTCTTCGGCCCGCCGGAAGGCGGAACCGTGTCCAGCAATCAGCAGCTGAATATGCGCTACAAGATTCGCACGCAGACGAACGAGGAGCTGCGGCAGGCCTTTTTCCATAAATATGTGAACCGGATTTTCCATCTGGGGCTGACGCTTCCGGACGACACAATCCGCTATGACGAAGCGGAGGGTATCTGGCATTACCGGCAGCCCGATTGGGACCGGTTCGTGGAGATTGTGCGCGGGAACGGACCCTGCTCGGCACAGCGGCTGCGGCTGCGGAAGACATCCTACGAAGAGGCGGGATGGGTGCGCGAAGCGATGCTGGCGCCACTCAAAACCTATGCGGCGGGAGGGGCGATATGAGCAGCGAACGGAAGGAGCAATTTTCTGTTTACGAGGTGTTCAGCCAGAAGAGCCCGTCTGCCGGCTTCGCGCACCAGTTCAGCTTGCTGGCGCCGAACCCGGAAGCTGCGCTCCTGATGGCCCGGGAGAACTTCATGCGGCGCGAGCCCTGCATCAATATCTGGGTCGTGAACCGCGACGATATTCACGGGCTGACGCCGGAGGAACGGGAGAGTCTTGAACGGCTGGACAACAAAAGCTACCGCGAAACGAAGGGCTACGGCGATGTGCAGTCGAGATGGCGCCGCCACAAGGAAGCGTACGAGAGCAAGGCGGATACCGCACGGAAGGAGGGCTGACATGGCAGGATATATTGGCGCAGAGTCGGCGGAAGAGGCCAAGCGCAGCCCGGAATATGCGCGGGCCTTGCAGGAATTGTTGTTTCAGATTGCAGACGATGACTATATATTGGCTTACCGGGGATCGGAATGGCTGGGGCTGGCCCCTCACATCGAAGAAGATGTCGCTTTTTCGTCGATGGCGCAGGACATGATGGGGCATGCGGCGATGCTGTACGGGATGCTGGAGGAGCTGGGGGCCGGCAAGGCGGACGATCTGGCGCATTTGCGCACCCCGGAGGCGTTCCGCAATGCCATTCTGGCCGAGCGTCCGAACGGACCGGGGGATTATGCGGATGACCCGCATTATGACTGGGCTTATGCCGTGGCCCGCTGCTGCCTGTACGGCTTGTTCAAGGAGATCCGGCTGGAAGCGTTGACGCGGTCTTCCTATGTGCCGCTGGCGCAGACGGCCCACAAAATGAGGCGCGAGCACCACTATCACCGACGATATTGGCGCTCCTGGTTCACGCGGCTGGCGTCCAGCACGGACGAGGCGCGCTTGCGCTTGAACGCGGCCGTGGCCCGTGTGTGGAGCGATATCGGCAGCCTGTTCCCGCTGGGCAGCGAGGAGGAGGCAATCGTCCGCTTCGGGCTGAGCATAGGCGGGGATGAATTGGCGCGGCGGTGGAAGGCGGAGGCGCAGAGCTTATTCGAAGCGTGCGGGCTCGCTTGGCCGGGTGATTGGGCCATCCCTGCCAGGAATGGACGCGACGGGCAGCATACCGGCGATCTGGCGCAAGCCGTCGCCACCTTGTCGGAGGTGTACCGGATTGACCCTGCGGCGGGCTGGTAAAGGAGGCGGTTCATCGTGACGCAGCGTATCCGGCATATGCAAGCGGGGATCGAGGAACGAATCTGGACATTGCTTCGGGAGGTCAAGGATCCGGAAATCCCGGTCATCAGCATGATTGAGATGGGCATGATCCACCGGGTGACTATCAGCGAAGCCACGGTGGAGGTCGAGGTGCTGCCGACCTTCATCGGTTGTCCCGCTCTGGAGATGATGAAGAGCGAAATTCAGGAGAAGCTGCTCTCCATCGAGGGCGTGCGCGAGGCGAGCGTTCGCTTCCTGCAGGAGCCCGCCTGGACCTCGGATCGG includes these proteins:
- the pdhA gene encoding pyruvate dehydrogenase (acetyl-transferring) E1 component subunit alpha; the encoded protein is MMIQSQGHPSAPPIEEEAGAEARHEDVRGLLEPYQVLAPDGELRHPVEGAIDEDLMIQMYEKMVLTRMFDRKAVNLQRQGRMGTYAPYEGQEAAQVGSALALSPHDWLFPSYRDHAAAVTHGQSLTRILLYWMGHMEGSISPEGRHIMPPCVPIATHLTHAVGTAWAAKLKGERQASIVYFGEGATSEGDFHEALNFAGVYQTATVFFCQNNGYAISVPFHAQSASRTIAQRAAAYDMPGVRVDGNDVFAVWLTVREAIDRGLNGGGPTLIEAVTFRYGPHTTSDDPRKYRDQARLSAEWREGRDPIERLKLHLVKRDAWSEEHEARLMERVSALIEAAVDEAESYPKSRPGDMFMHVSADMPWPVAEQREQSGLCAERQGEA
- the paaB gene encoding 1,2-phenylacetyl-CoA epoxidase subunit PaaB, with the translated sequence MSSERKEQFSVYEVFSQKSPSAGFAHQFSLLAPNPEAALLMARENFMRREPCINIWVVNRDDIHGLTPEERESLERLDNKSYRETKGYGDVQSRWRRHKEAYESKADTARKEG
- a CDS encoding ABC transporter permease, producing the protein MLYALTGSLEAGVIYALMALGVYLTFRILDFPDLTVDGSFATGGAVAAVMITSGYPPLLATLGALLAGCLAGTVTGLLHTKGKINTLLSGIISMIALYSINLRIMGKANTPLLGENTLFTQLVSFLSSLQPLAILAAVGIFVLLIKWAIDWFLDTEIGLAIRATGDNGKMIRSLSANTDNMKIVGLSLSNGLVALSGALIAQYQEFADVSMGIGIIIVGLASVIMGEAVFGHASIRRATFAVIGGAVIYRLIIMLALRIGLDPNDLKLLTAAIVVAALVMSRVLATWQDRRVKSSREDVPHVSVDQGARGESHAET
- the paaA gene encoding 1,2-phenylacetyl-CoA epoxidase subunit PaaA, translated to MSNRTDPDRASDGERLAHFLNRIDRGDKIEADDWMPDDYRNQLIKLISMHGVSEIMGALPEKEWVPKAPTLRRKLAIMAKVQDEMGHGQLLLRVAEDLMAPLGQTREDLLRNLFSGKLKFHNVFHMEAPTWADAGVIAWLVDGAAIITQTMSLETSYAPYARALQRICAEEKFHAQHGESIVLELAEGTPAQRRMLQEAVNRWWPSLLMFFGPPEGGTVSSNQQLNMRYKIRTQTNEELRQAFFHKYVNRIFHLGLTLPDDTIRYDEAEGIWHYRQPDWDRFVEIVRGNGPCSAQRLRLRKTSYEEAGWVREAMLAPLKTYAAGGAI
- the paaC gene encoding 1,2-phenylacetyl-CoA epoxidase subunit PaaC; this encodes MAGYIGAESAEEAKRSPEYARALQELLFQIADDDYILAYRGSEWLGLAPHIEEDVAFSSMAQDMMGHAAMLYGMLEELGAGKADDLAHLRTPEAFRNAILAERPNGPGDYADDPHYDWAYAVARCCLYGLFKEIRLEALTRSSYVPLAQTAHKMRREHHYHRRYWRSWFTRLASSTDEARLRLNAAVARVWSDIGSLFPLGSEEEAIVRFGLSIGGDELARRWKAEAQSLFEACGLAWPGDWAIPARNGRDGQHTGDLAQAVATLSEVYRIDPAAGW
- a CDS encoding ABC transporter ATP-binding protein; the encoded protein is MLKLDGIRKVFNRRTASEKIALQHINLTLREGDFVTIIGSNGAGKSTLMNIISGGMAPDSGTIEIDGENVTGLSEFERSRKIGRVFQDPMAGTAPTMTIEENLAVAYSRDKRRTLHRGVNKRRKELFRESLASLHLGLEDRLSAKAGLLSGGERQALSLLMATFTQPKVLLLDEHTAALDPARAQLITALTKEVVERSNFTTLMVTHNMQQAIELGNRLIMMDAGEIILDVREEEKKQLTIEALLKKFAQLKGVADDRLLLG
- a CDS encoding alpha-ketoacid dehydrogenase subunit beta, with protein sequence MSRSLTILQAIHEALDQKLADDRRVMLTGEDIGVNGGVFRATDGLIDKYGKERVVDTPLAEAGIIGSAIGLALNGFIPVVEIQFLAFIYPGFEQIITHAARMRYRTRGQYSVPLVIRTPYGAGIRGPELHSESVEAFFVHTPGLKVVVPSNPYDAKGLLISAIEDPDPVVFLEPARIYRAFKEEVPEEMYRIPLGKANIVREGEDVTMISWGSMMRVALEAARQLEREKGWSCEVIDLRSLYPLDRDAIAASVKKTGRAVIVHEAHKTAGVGAEIVSLINDEALMYLRAPIQRITGFDVPVPQFSLEDVYVPTVERVREGIAAAIQF
- the paaD gene encoding 1,2-phenylacetyl-CoA epoxidase subunit PaaD, whose protein sequence is MTQRIRHMQAGIEERIWTLLREVKDPEIPVISMIEMGMIHRVTISEATVEVEVLPTFIGCPALEMMKSEIQEKLLSIEGVREASVRFLQEPAWTSDRISGEGREKLRSFGIVAPPRGSVPGEEWEVRCPYCDSPHTRMDNMFGPAACRSILYCKHCKNPFEALKVL
- the lpdA gene encoding dihydrolipoyl dehydrogenase codes for the protein MVVGEIAVETDVVVIGGGPGGYAAAIRLGHLGKQVVLVEKEELGGVCLHSGCIPSKALIHAAGLYDDARSASKLGLRINPGAIAFDMSVWQQWKSGIVAKLRSGVGQLCAANGVTVVKGSAVFLSPDRIGVETESGFETYKFQEAIIATGSRPHLPAFAAGGGARILTSAAALELENLPERLAIIGSGYIGIELGMAFAKLGCRVTLIEREERILPLVDGSLAAEVKRRAGKLGMMIKTGTEVRAAAAHDDHVELRLESMRHGEESVLCDKVLVTTGRVPNTEGLGLGQAGVQVDERGYIPVDAECRTNMRHIFAIGDITPGPALAHRAARQGTVAAEVIGGLPSAFDSPYVPYVIFSDPQIAGVGLTRAEAERQGMKVKTGRFPFRANGYALAAGKTDGFAEVVVEADSRLLLGMHAVGADAGSLIGQGTLALEMAAKAEDIAMTVHPHPTLSEGWLEAAAAALGHAIHIVNERRLEDE
- a CDS encoding ABC transporter substrate-binding protein, which produces MKPFYSIVVVCSLLLLAACGNSGEPKDVAKNGDGSKMVKIGIAQYANHPSLDGAREGFLQALKDAGYEEKVNLQVDFRNAQGDMNNNLTIAQKLVGDKSDLILAIATPTAQAVAKATKDIPVLFTAVTDPVASKLVDSLEKPGGNVTGTRDTNPDAIKKTMETIKKFFPEARKVGVIYNSGEQNSVVNIANVKQVLQEGGLETVEATVTNSSEVKQAADSLVGRADIIYLPSDNTVISALSSVVSVANDNDIPLFCESSESVGEGAFASIGFRYYDLGYTTGKMAVEVLKGASPADIPVQFSEKLELMINPKAAEAQGITLTDEMRQGAILIEK
- a CDS encoding dihydrolipoamide acetyltransferase family protein codes for the protein MIEFKLPDVGEGIHEGEIGKWLIKEGERVACDQPIVEVLTDKVNAELTAPAGGVVHKLMFAEGDAVRVGEVLFLLEAEGRIPVEEAGKAEQAASAAAPPPPLAAAVPASSAGRVRAAPYVRQLARQLNIDIEQVKGGGADGRITEEDVRRHASAGTAKVTEGPDMPGMNAASPGRERTEAAVRPQGGMPASACAEERVPLRGVRLKIAERLVKAATIIPHVTQVDELEADALQALRERLQPLASERQVKLTYLPFFIKAIVIALKEFPSFNASLDDEAKEIVLKRYYHIGIATDTPDGLIVPVIRDADRKTVFELAEEIGRLAERARAGKLALEEITGGTFTISNVGPIGSLLATPIINHPEAAILALHKMEPRMVVRNGEGVIRLMMNMALSFDHRLIDGAEAIRFTNRIKRLLEQPDLLWAEMV